A window of Xylophilus sp. GW821-FHT01B05 contains these coding sequences:
- a CDS encoding response regulator transcription factor, translating to MRILVVEDDVVLRDMMVRSLCDAGHRVDEARTVAEADHFWRVQPFDAVLLDLNLPAVDPTGPALSSGLTALRAARNRGDRTPVLVLTARDRTEERIAGLDAGADDYLGKPFELAEVEARLRALVRRSQGTQDISTVAALVLDRKARTFSLHSTRLELPAREFEVLWELMTPPGRVVSKRALSQKLSDFDETLGDNALEAFISRLRKKLGGSGAGIRTLRGLGYMLEAEAP from the coding sequence ATGCGCATTCTTGTGGTCGAAGACGACGTCGTCCTGCGGGACATGATGGTGCGCAGCCTGTGCGATGCCGGCCACCGCGTGGACGAGGCGCGCACGGTGGCCGAGGCCGACCATTTCTGGCGCGTGCAACCCTTCGATGCGGTGCTGCTGGACCTGAACCTGCCGGCCGTCGATCCCACCGGCCCGGCGCTCTCCAGCGGCCTGACCGCGCTGCGCGCCGCGCGCAACCGTGGCGACCGCACACCGGTGCTGGTGCTGACCGCGCGCGACCGCACTGAAGAGCGCATTGCCGGCCTGGACGCCGGTGCCGACGACTACCTGGGCAAGCCCTTCGAGCTGGCCGAGGTCGAGGCCCGGCTGCGCGCCCTGGTGCGGCGCAGCCAGGGCACGCAAGACATCTCCACCGTGGCCGCGCTGGTGCTGGACCGCAAGGCCCGCACCTTCTCGTTGCACAGCACGCGGCTGGAGCTGCCGGCGCGCGAGTTCGAGGTGCTGTGGGAGCTGATGACCCCGCCCGGGCGCGTGGTGAGCAAGCGTGCGCTGTCGCAAAAGCTGTCGGACTTTGACGAAACCCTGGGCGACAACGCACTCGAAGCCTTCATATCGCGCCTGCGCAAGAAGCTGGGCGGCAGCGGCGCCGGCATACGCACCTTGCGCGGCCTGGGCTACATGCTGGAGGCGGAGGCGCCTTGA